From the genome of Streptomyces sp. NBC_01341, one region includes:
- a CDS encoding DUF2690 domain-containing protein: MKTAVTRFATISAATVALGLIPLAGTSYAASCSGTGCDNQGPRATGCETASVTTQRTITNNSRKAELRWSGGCSAAWVRVTDDSGNSIYNSFGYIEKYDSAGKLIRSLNVEIPHNGSDWSNMLGGASYYYRVCVKFQGNEYPMTCSTKF, from the coding sequence ATGAAGACCGCAGTTACCCGTTTCGCCACCATTTCCGCCGCCACCGTCGCGCTCGGCCTCATCCCGCTCGCCGGCACGTCCTACGCGGCGAGCTGCAGCGGCACCGGCTGTGACAACCAGGGACCCCGCGCGACCGGGTGCGAGACCGCCAGCGTGACCACCCAGCGCACGATCACCAACAACTCGCGCAAGGCCGAGCTCCGCTGGTCCGGCGGCTGTTCCGCCGCATGGGTGCGGGTCACCGACGACTCCGGCAACTCGATCTACAACTCGTTCGGCTACATCGAGAAGTACGACTCGGCCGGCAAGCTGATCCGCTCGCTGAACGTCGAGATCCCGCACAACGGCAGCGACTGGTCCAACATGCTCGGCGGTGCCTCCTACTACTACCGGGTCTGCGTCAAGTTCCAGGGCAACGAGTACCCCATGACCTGCAGCACCAAGTTCTGA
- a CDS encoding MFS transporter, protein MTETAEPRVSRTHILADLTPLRTSPDYRRLWFGNTVSWIGQGMTALAVSLQVYDITGSAFSVGLIGLCSLVPLVLLGLYSGAVADTVDRRKLGLFSAGGSFLLSVALAAVTFAGVEHVGLLYAVVALQAVCFALNSPARSSMIARLLPAGQLPAANALNAMTSTTGGLAGPMLGGIIVGWWGYRAAYTVDAVTFTASLYAMWRLPSMLPDRKEGEQGKAGRASVLDGLRFLGTRPNLRMTFFSDLSAMVLAQPRALFPVVAVVWFGGDARTTGLLVAAPAFGALLGSVFSGWLSRIRRHGLAVLISVACWGAAIAVFGLTRQLWPGLVLLALAGCADSISMVFRNTMLQAAVPDEMRGRLQGVFIVVVAGGPRLGDLMAGSVADLTSPVVAVTGGGLACVLTVCLLGLRWRGFARYDALDPRP, encoded by the coding sequence GTGACCGAAACAGCCGAACCGCGTGTATCCCGCACGCACATACTCGCCGACCTGACGCCCCTTCGGACCTCCCCCGACTACCGGCGGCTCTGGTTCGGGAACACCGTGTCCTGGATCGGGCAGGGCATGACGGCGCTCGCCGTGTCCCTGCAGGTCTACGACATCACCGGATCCGCGTTCTCCGTCGGCCTGATCGGTCTCTGTTCGCTCGTCCCCCTGGTGCTCCTCGGTCTGTACAGCGGGGCCGTCGCCGATACCGTCGACCGCCGCAAGCTGGGGCTGTTCAGTGCCGGCGGTTCGTTCCTGCTCTCCGTCGCACTGGCCGCCGTGACCTTCGCCGGGGTCGAGCACGTCGGGCTGCTCTACGCGGTCGTCGCGCTCCAGGCCGTCTGCTTCGCGCTCAACTCACCGGCCCGCAGCTCGATGATCGCCCGGCTGCTCCCCGCCGGACAGCTCCCGGCGGCCAACGCGCTCAACGCGATGACCTCCACCACGGGCGGCCTCGCCGGACCGATGCTCGGCGGCATCATCGTCGGCTGGTGGGGCTACCGGGCGGCGTACACCGTCGACGCCGTCACCTTCACCGCCTCGCTGTACGCGATGTGGCGGCTGCCCTCGATGCTGCCCGACCGCAAGGAGGGGGAGCAGGGGAAGGCCGGGAGGGCCTCCGTGCTGGACGGTCTGCGCTTCCTGGGTACCAGGCCCAACCTGCGGATGACCTTCTTCAGCGACCTGAGCGCGATGGTGCTGGCGCAGCCGCGCGCCCTGTTCCCCGTGGTCGCCGTCGTGTGGTTCGGAGGCGACGCCAGGACCACGGGACTCCTGGTCGCCGCGCCCGCGTTCGGTGCCCTGCTCGGCAGCGTCTTCTCCGGATGGCTGAGCCGGATCCGCCGGCACGGGCTCGCGGTGCTGATATCGGTGGCCTGCTGGGGCGCCGCCATCGCCGTGTTCGGGCTCACCCGGCAGCTGTGGCCGGGTCTGGTCCTGCTCGCCCTCGCCGGATGCGCGGACTCCATCTCCATGGTCTTCCGCAACACCATGCTCCAGGCGGCCGTGCCCGACGAGATGCGCGGCCGGCTGCAGGGCGTGTTCATCGTCGTCGTGGCGGGCGGCCCGCGGCTCGGCGACCTCATGGCCGGTTCCGTGGCCGATCTGACGTCGCCGGTCGTGGCCGTGACCGGGGGAGGACTCGCCTGTGTCCTGACGGTCTGCCTGCTGGGGCTGCGCTGGCGCGGCTTCGCACGGTACGACGCGCTCGACCCCCGGCCCTGA
- a CDS encoding LLM class flavin-dependent oxidoreductase has product MPEEPLLLHWFLPTGGDGRDPGGVTAVQGRTSAATRRPADVGYLTQVARAAEQAGFHSLLTPVGLGCVDPWILTSALAQHTDRIGFLVAFRAGLASPTLVAQQADAFRRFAGGRLRLNVVTGGDPAEQRAYGDDLDHDRRYARTDEVMAVLRDLLRGERVDHSGEHLRIEDAQLHEPALQHPVPLYFGGASPAAEAVAARRADVQLLWGEPPAALAQRIDRLRATAPALRFGLRLHVISRDTAAEAWAEADRILAGFDPEAVRASQERFARMDSTGQARMAALHGGSADATDLEVAPNLWAGIGLVREGAGTALVGSHDEVAQRLFAYHRLGIDEFILSGYPHLEEAYRVGEEVAPRLRALVAGAGAGAAAGAGGDEGAGARASS; this is encoded by the coding sequence ATGCCCGAAGAGCCGCTTCTGCTGCACTGGTTCCTGCCCACGGGCGGTGACGGCCGCGACCCCGGCGGGGTCACCGCCGTGCAGGGCAGGACGTCCGCCGCGACCCGCCGTCCCGCCGACGTCGGCTATCTGACGCAGGTGGCGCGCGCTGCCGAGCAGGCGGGATTCCACTCGCTGCTCACCCCCGTCGGGCTCGGCTGCGTCGATCCGTGGATCCTCACCTCCGCCCTCGCCCAGCACACCGACCGGATCGGGTTCCTGGTCGCCTTCCGTGCCGGACTGGCCAGCCCGACGCTGGTCGCCCAACAGGCCGACGCCTTCCGGCGCTTCGCCGGCGGGCGCCTCCGTCTCAACGTCGTCACCGGCGGCGATCCGGCCGAGCAGCGCGCGTACGGAGACGATCTGGACCACGACCGGCGCTACGCGCGCACCGACGAGGTGATGGCCGTCCTGCGGGACCTCCTGCGGGGCGAGCGCGTCGACCACAGCGGTGAGCACCTGCGGATCGAGGACGCCCAGCTCCACGAACCGGCCCTCCAGCACCCCGTCCCCCTCTACTTCGGGGGTGCGTCCCCGGCCGCCGAAGCGGTCGCGGCCCGCCGCGCCGACGTACAGCTCCTGTGGGGCGAGCCGCCCGCCGCCCTCGCCCAGCGCATCGACCGCCTGCGTGCCACCGCCCCGGCGCTGCGCTTCGGGCTCCGGCTGCACGTCATCAGCCGCGACACCGCCGCGGAGGCGTGGGCGGAGGCGGACCGGATCCTGGCGGGCTTCGACCCGGAGGCCGTACGCGCCAGCCAGGAGCGCTTCGCCCGCATGGACTCGACCGGGCAGGCCCGGATGGCGGCGCTGCACGGCGGATCCGCCGACGCGACGGACCTGGAGGTCGCCCCGAACCTCTGGGCGGGCATAGGGCTCGTACGGGAGGGGGCGGGCACGGCACTCGTCGGTTCGCACGACGAGGTCGCCCAGCGGCTCTTCGCGTACCACCGCCTCGGCATCGACGAGTTCATCCTCTCCGGCTACCCCCACCTGGAGGAGGCGTACCGGGTGGGCGAGGAGGTCGCACCCCGCCTGCGCGCGCTGGTGGCAGGGGCGGGGGCAGGTGCGGCGGCAGGGGCAGGCGGGGACGAGGGGGCAGGGGCGCGAGCGTCGTCGTGA
- a CDS encoding VOC family protein, translating to MAAETEGTPCWADGTFGDLEGAKRFYGELLGWSYGDSMPEYGNYTQAYADGKAVAALSPPMPGQEVPSAWCLYLATQDAAAVTGRIREHGGQVLVEPMQVGDFGTMVLALDPGGTPFGVWQKGTHQGFEAQAVPGAYCWAEVYTREPEKADAFFSAVFGYGVKHLEDDAVDFSLYDLGADPVLGRMGMTEDFPPQVPAHMNVYFTVADCDAAVEKAKSLGAELRFGPMTIPFGRFATLTDPQGAVFSMIDVTTTAGEMPKVS from the coding sequence ATGGCCGCAGAAACCGAGGGCACTCCGTGCTGGGCCGACGGGACGTTCGGCGACCTCGAGGGGGCGAAGCGCTTCTACGGTGAGCTCCTGGGATGGTCGTACGGCGACTCGATGCCCGAGTACGGCAACTACACGCAGGCCTACGCCGACGGCAAGGCGGTCGCCGCCCTGTCGCCGCCCATGCCCGGCCAGGAGGTGCCGTCCGCCTGGTGTCTGTACCTCGCCACGCAGGACGCCGCCGCCGTCACCGGGAGGATCCGCGAACACGGCGGCCAGGTGCTGGTGGAACCCATGCAGGTGGGTGACTTCGGGACGATGGTGCTCGCCCTCGACCCCGGCGGGACGCCGTTCGGGGTGTGGCAGAAGGGCACCCATCAGGGGTTCGAGGCCCAGGCTGTGCCCGGTGCCTACTGCTGGGCCGAGGTCTACACCCGCGAGCCGGAGAAGGCGGACGCCTTCTTCTCCGCCGTCTTCGGATACGGCGTGAAGCACCTGGAGGACGACGCCGTCGACTTCTCGCTCTACGACCTGGGCGCGGACCCGGTGCTGGGCAGGATGGGGATGACCGAGGACTTCCCGCCCCAGGTGCCGGCCCACATGAACGTCTACTTCACCGTCGCCGACTGCGACGCCGCGGTGGAGAAGGCGAAGTCGCTCGGTGCGGAGCTCCGGTTCGGCCCGATGACGATCCCGTTCGGCCGGTTCGCCACCCTGACGGACCCGCAGGGCGCGGTGTTCTCGATGATCGACGTCACGACGACCGCGGGCGAGATGCCGAAGGTCTCGTAG
- a CDS encoding carboxyl transferase domain-containing protein, translating to MSARDALAAVAERFTEHHPDPRPAAPDGPLGWSGYAESRARAVERTGEEESVVYGTAEVGDRECVLVSFEFGFLGGSLGGRTGDRLEAAYALARERRLPLVSLVATGGSRMQEGMIALIQLQRVARASTALRAAGLPQIAVLRDPTTGGGWATVGAGADVVLALPGAQIGFAGSRVRPADADPYAYTAEGQLAAGAVDAVVAPDELPGVLNRWLTVLTVPAPAGAAPVPRALSATALPSTGWDAVEQARSAGRPRAGAYLDAYFAYRLPLTGDRCGGRDPGLLAGVGLHDGRPVAYVAQCGTATRPAGYRTAARVVRLADRLGLPVLTLVDTPGAANDAEAERAGAGAAIADAFAAVAAAEVPVTTLVIGEGGSGGALALAAPGNTHVTSDSYFSVIAPELAAAILKRGPDEVRSTADQLRLRPQDLVDLGVARSVVGPAGA from the coding sequence ATGTCCGCCCGGGACGCCCTCGCCGCCGTCGCCGAGCGCTTCACCGAGCACCACCCGGACCCCCGCCCGGCGGCCCCGGACGGACCGCTCGGCTGGTCCGGCTACGCCGAGTCCAGGGCGCGTGCGGTCGAGAGGACCGGCGAGGAGGAGTCCGTCGTGTACGGGACCGCCGAGGTCGGCGACCGGGAATGCGTCCTGGTCTCCTTCGAATTCGGCTTCCTGGGCGGCTCGTTGGGCGGTCGGACCGGAGACCGGCTGGAGGCGGCCTACGCGCTGGCGCGGGAGCGGCGCCTCCCCCTCGTCTCGCTCGTCGCGACCGGGGGCAGCCGGATGCAGGAGGGCATGATCGCGCTGATACAGCTGCAGCGCGTGGCCCGGGCCTCCACTGCGCTGAGGGCTGCGGGACTGCCGCAGATCGCGGTGCTGCGGGACCCGACGACCGGGGGCGGCTGGGCGACCGTCGGTGCGGGCGCGGACGTGGTCCTGGCCCTGCCCGGGGCGCAGATCGGATTCGCGGGCTCCCGGGTGCGCCCTGCCGACGCCGATCCGTACGCGTACACCGCCGAGGGGCAGTTAGCGGCGGGGGCGGTCGACGCCGTCGTCGCGCCGGACGAACTCCCCGGGGTGCTGAACCGCTGGCTGACGGTGCTGACCGTGCCGGCCCCGGCCGGGGCGGCCCCCGTCCCCCGCGCGCTGTCGGCCACCGCGCTGCCCTCGACCGGCTGGGACGCGGTGGAGCAGGCGCGTTCCGCCGGCCGCCCGCGGGCCGGGGCCTATCTGGACGCCTACTTCGCGTACCGGCTGCCGCTGACCGGCGACCGTTGCGGGGGAAGAGACCCCGGTCTGCTCGCCGGCGTCGGCCTGCACGACGGGCGACCGGTGGCGTACGTCGCCCAGTGCGGCACGGCGACCCGCCCGGCGGGCTACCGCACGGCGGCCCGGGTCGTCCGGCTCGCGGACCGGCTCGGCCTGCCGGTGCTGACGCTCGTGGACACGCCGGGCGCGGCCAACGACGCCGAGGCCGAACGGGCGGGCGCCGGTGCGGCCATCGCCGACGCCTTCGCCGCGGTGGCAGCGGCCGAGGTGCCCGTGACCACGCTCGTGATCGGCGAGGGCGGCTCGGGTGGTGCACTGGCCCTGGCCGCTCCGGGCAACACCCACGTCACCTCGGACAGCTACTTCTCGGTGATCGCGCCGGAACTGGCGGCGGCGATCCTCAAGCGCGGCCCCGACGAGGTGCGGTCCACCGCCGACCAGTTGCGGCTGCGCCCCCAGGACCTGGTGGACCTCGGGGTGGCGCGCTCGGTCGTCGGCCCGGCAGGCGCCTGA
- a CDS encoding acyl-CoA synthetase, whose translation MTSLLPALSGASRRPDSPEAVRFGEHVLTYAQLDEASASLAARIAGAERVAVWATPTPETVVAVVAALRAGVPAVPLNPRTGERELAHIVADSAPRWVLAGADDELPPALSGTERLDVELAGTADGRGEPAPPEPSADSPALVVYTSGTTGPPKGAVLPRRAIAASLDALEDAWQWTGEDVLVHALPLFHVHGLILGVLGPLRRGGSVRHLGRFSPEGVARELLSGGTMLFGVPTMYHRLAGALEDPAVSAGLRKALAGARLLVSGSAALPVHDQERIASATGRRVIERYGMTETLMNTGVRADGVPRAGTVGPPLPGVDLRIVEEDGSVIEDPAAIGEIQVRGPNLFTCYLNRPDATAAAFTGDGFFRTGDMATVDPDGYVRIVGRKATDLIKSGGYKIGAGEIENALLEHPGVREAAVTGEPDADLGERIVAWVVPADPGSPPGAAELADHVANLLAPHKRPRVVHQLDALPRNELGKIMKRSLGV comes from the coding sequence GTGACCTCTCTTCTGCCCGCGCTGAGCGGAGCGTCCCGCAGGCCGGACTCCCCCGAGGCTGTCCGGTTCGGGGAACACGTCCTGACCTACGCACAGTTGGACGAGGCCTCCGCCTCCCTGGCCGCCCGGATCGCGGGTGCGGAGCGGGTCGCCGTCTGGGCCACCCCGACGCCGGAGACCGTGGTCGCCGTGGTGGCGGCCCTGCGCGCCGGGGTGCCCGCCGTCCCGCTCAACCCGAGGACGGGCGAGCGGGAACTCGCGCACATCGTCGCCGACAGCGCGCCCCGGTGGGTGCTGGCCGGGGCTGACGACGAACTGCCGCCCGCGCTCAGCGGCACGGAGCGGCTGGACGTCGAGTTGGCCGGGACGGCCGACGGGCGCGGGGAGCCGGCTCCCCCCGAACCCTCCGCCGACTCCCCCGCCCTGGTCGTCTACACCTCGGGCACGACCGGCCCGCCCAAGGGCGCCGTCCTGCCGCGCCGGGCGATCGCCGCCTCGCTGGACGCGCTGGAGGACGCCTGGCAGTGGACGGGTGAGGACGTCCTGGTCCACGCCCTGCCGCTGTTCCATGTGCACGGTCTGATCCTGGGTGTCCTCGGCCCGCTGCGCCGGGGCGGTTCCGTACGCCACCTGGGCCGGTTCTCCCCGGAGGGGGTGGCACGCGAGCTGCTGTCCGGGGGCACGATGCTGTTCGGGGTGCCCACGATGTACCACCGGCTGGCCGGCGCGCTGGAGGACCCCGCGGTCTCCGCCGGCCTCCGGAAGGCCCTGGCGGGTGCCCGGCTGCTGGTCTCCGGCTCGGCGGCGCTGCCTGTCCACGACCAGGAGCGGATCGCGTCGGCCACCGGCCGCCGGGTCATCGAGCGGTACGGGATGACGGAGACCCTGATGAACACCGGGGTGCGCGCGGACGGCGTACCGCGTGCCGGGACGGTCGGCCCGCCGCTCCCGGGGGTGGACCTCAGGATCGTCGAGGAGGACGGCAGCGTGATCGAGGACCCCGCCGCCATCGGCGAGATCCAGGTGCGCGGCCCGAACCTCTTCACCTGCTATCTGAACCGGCCGGACGCCACGGCGGCCGCCTTCACCGGGGACGGCTTCTTCCGCACGGGCGACATGGCCACCGTCGACCCCGACGGATACGTGCGGATCGTCGGGCGCAAGGCCACCGACCTGATCAAGAGCGGCGGCTACAAGATCGGGGCGGGCGAGATCGAGAACGCCCTGCTGGAGCATCCCGGTGTGCGGGAAGCGGCAGTCACCGGGGAGCCGGACGCGGATCTCGGCGAGCGGATCGTCGCCTGGGTGGTGCCGGCCGACCCCGGGTCACCGCCGGGGGCGGCGGAGCTGGCGGACCACGTGGCGAATCTGCTGGCCCCGCACAAACGCCCGCGAGTGGTGCACCAACTCGACGCGCTGCCCCGCAACGAGCTGGGCAAGATCATGAAGAGATCGCTCGGTGTCTGA
- a CDS encoding Lrp/AsnC family transcriptional regulator: MDRLDREILGILQEDARISYRDLGVRVGLSANAAGDRVRRMRRDGVIRGFTVIVDPAADTRSGLVVFIDVSLRLDTTNEEFERAVLTLPGITEVVHVTGGHDYLVRATAADPGSLDALLRRLKKDAGVAHSSTRIALRAAPAK; this comes from the coding sequence ATGGACCGGCTGGACAGAGAGATCCTGGGAATCCTCCAGGAGGACGCCCGGATCTCGTACCGCGATCTGGGTGTACGCGTGGGGCTCAGCGCCAACGCGGCGGGCGACCGTGTGCGCCGTATGCGGCGCGACGGGGTCATCCGCGGCTTCACCGTCATCGTCGACCCGGCCGCCGACACCCGCTCGGGTCTCGTCGTCTTCATCGACGTGTCCCTGCGCCTCGACACGACCAACGAGGAGTTCGAACGCGCGGTGCTCACCCTGCCCGGCATCACCGAGGTGGTGCACGTGACGGGAGGCCACGACTACCTGGTACGCGCCACGGCAGCCGACCCCGGTTCGCTGGACGCCCTGCTGCGCCGGCTGAAGAAGGACGCGGGCGTCGCCCACTCCAGCACCCGCATCGCGCTCAGAGCGGCACCTGCCAAATGA
- a CDS encoding sensor histidine kinase gives MAETGLDLRTTLQHIVDTATALAGARHGALALLDREDRHVTDLFTSGMTDAERLAAGPLLDGRTGFLGVLVDDAQAVRVDDLPPRPASDGPPHPVRSFLGAPVRVRSDVLGSLCLTAEEPGRFSDTDLALLRLLASQAAAAIGGAHLYRAARQRERWIEGAAAVTRALLTGAGTTDALTTVAERARVLAGAAAGVILQPTDDGGMEIVAASTLDDPAGLVGTAIAPGSPVLVQLLSGEEVFIDDSATDPRMTTPVRSRFGPSMMLPLQSGGRLIGTLALPRRRGGLPYTDMDRLLASQFASQAALALVMADAQHYREQLAVYEDRDRIARDLHDLVVQRLFATEMMLESTRRKDLEGDAETAELLTRAVDELDSTIQEVRTAIFALQQPPAEAPATFRGRVLRETGGAAAVLGFQPSVHFAGAVDTLVVEPVAGRLLDVLRGALATAHRRAAVSAIEVEVDATARQPDGRAAVRLVVADDGRGEDGARSPTVIWQVPL, from the coding sequence GTGGCGGAGACGGGGCTCGACCTGCGGACCACTCTCCAGCACATCGTGGACACCGCGACGGCGCTGGCCGGGGCGCGTCACGGCGCCCTGGCCCTCCTCGACCGGGAGGACCGCCACGTCACGGACCTGTTCACCAGCGGCATGACCGACGCCGAACGCCTGGCCGCGGGTCCGCTCCTCGACGGCCGGACCGGATTCCTCGGGGTCCTCGTCGACGACGCCCAGGCGGTACGGGTCGACGACCTGCCGCCCCGCCCCGCCTCCGACGGTCCGCCGCACCCGGTGCGCTCCTTCCTCGGGGCCCCGGTCCGGGTGCGCTCCGACGTGCTCGGCAGCCTGTGCCTCACCGCGGAGGAGCCCGGGCGGTTCTCCGACACCGATCTGGCACTGCTGAGACTGCTCGCCTCCCAGGCCGCCGCCGCGATCGGCGGCGCCCACCTCTACCGGGCGGCCCGGCAGCGGGAGCGCTGGATCGAAGGGGCCGCCGCCGTCACCCGGGCGCTGCTGACGGGCGCCGGTACGACCGACGCCCTGACCACGGTCGCCGAGCGGGCCCGGGTGCTGGCCGGTGCGGCGGCCGGGGTGATCCTCCAGCCGACCGACGACGGCGGGATGGAGATCGTCGCCGCCTCCACCCTCGACGATCCCGCGGGCCTCGTCGGTACCGCCATCGCGCCGGGCTCCCCCGTCCTCGTCCAGCTGCTGAGCGGCGAGGAGGTCTTCATCGACGACTCGGCGACGGACCCCCGCATGACGACCCCGGTACGTTCGCGGTTCGGCCCCAGCATGATGCTGCCGCTGCAGAGCGGTGGGCGGCTCATCGGAACGCTCGCCCTGCCCCGGCGCAGGGGCGGGCTTCCGTACACGGACATGGACCGGCTGCTGGCCTCGCAGTTCGCCTCCCAGGCCGCGCTGGCCCTGGTGATGGCGGACGCGCAGCACTACCGGGAGCAGCTGGCGGTCTACGAGGACCGTGACCGCATCGCCCGTGACCTGCACGATCTCGTCGTACAGCGGTTGTTCGCGACGGAGATGATGCTGGAGTCGACCCGTCGCAAGGACCTCGAGGGCGACGCGGAGACCGCCGAACTGCTCACCAGGGCCGTCGACGAGCTGGACTCCACCATCCAGGAGGTCAGGACGGCGATCTTCGCGCTCCAGCAGCCGCCGGCCGAGGCCCCCGCCACTTTCCGGGGCCGGGTGCTGCGTGAGACCGGTGGCGCCGCGGCGGTGCTCGGCTTCCAGCCGTCGGTGCACTTCGCGGGTGCGGTGGACACCCTGGTCGTGGAGCCGGTGGCCGGCCGGCTGCTCGACGTCCTGCGCGGGGCACTGGCGACCGCGCACCGCCGGGCGGCCGTGTCGGCCATCGAGGTGGAGGTCGACGCGACGGCGCGTCAGCCCGACGGGCGCGCGGCGGTGCGGCTGGTGGTGGCGGACGACGGGCGCGGCGAGGACGGCGCACGGTCACCCACCGTCATTTGGCAGGTGCCGCTCTGA
- a CDS encoding rod shape-determining protein has translation MTVSLDQLRRCHVAVDLGAARTRVYIKGVGLVVDEPSVAAVNTRTGSLIAVGALAEQMTGRTPAYIRVARPVSGGTVVDIDMAQRMLRHLLGEKLRRQLRRKPRLRAAACTPHDADPLAQRATVETLVGLGARRVELVDTLIAAAVGCGLPVEQPTATMIMVCGAATTQIAVLSLGSIVTAVRIPIGGEAIDHAVIQHLRQHHELMLPSQSVRPLQLALRGNGLTLNGPAMTEIHGRDVATGLARSVQVDTAAVRQAIHTPLTAVLDGLGKVLRDCPPDLVADIADSGIMMVGGSALLPGLDQMLREATGVPVHIAERPDVCSVLGLGAMLDGMVQPLVLAPIAG, from the coding sequence GTGACCGTCAGTCTCGATCAGTTGCGCCGTTGCCATGTCGCCGTCGATCTCGGGGCCGCGAGGACCCGTGTGTACATCAAGGGAGTGGGGCTCGTCGTGGACGAGCCCAGTGTCGCCGCCGTGAACACGCGCACCGGCTCGCTGATCGCCGTCGGTGCCCTGGCCGAGCAGATGACCGGCCGTACCCCCGCGTACATCCGGGTGGCCCGCCCGGTGTCGGGCGGCACCGTCGTGGACATCGACATGGCCCAGCGCATGCTGCGCCATCTCCTCGGCGAGAAGCTCCGCCGCCAGCTGCGCCGCAAGCCCCGGCTGCGGGCCGCCGCGTGCACCCCGCACGACGCCGATCCGCTGGCCCAGCGTGCGACCGTCGAGACCCTCGTCGGGCTCGGGGCGCGGCGCGTCGAGCTGGTCGACACCCTGATCGCGGCCGCCGTCGGCTGCGGGCTCCCCGTCGAGCAGCCGACCGCCACCATGATCATGGTCTGCGGGGCCGCCACGACCCAGATCGCGGTGCTCTCGCTCGGCTCGATCGTGACGGCCGTACGCATCCCCATCGGCGGGGAGGCCATCGACCACGCGGTGATCCAGCACCTGCGCCAGCACCACGAGCTGATGCTGCCCAGCCAGTCCGTGCGTCCCCTCCAGCTGGCGCTCCGGGGCAACGGCCTCACGCTCAACGGGCCGGCGATGACCGAGATCCACGGCCGGGACGTGGCCACCGGCCTGGCCCGCTCGGTGCAGGTCGACACCGCCGCCGTACGCCAGGCGATCCACACCCCGCTCACCGCGGTGCTCGACGGACTGGGCAAGGTGCTGCGCGACTGCCCGCCCGACCTGGTGGCCGACATCGCGGACTCCGGGATCATGATGGTCGGCGGCAGTGCCCTGCTGCCGGGCCTCGACCAGATGCTGCGCGAGGCGACGGGCGTGCCGGTGCACATCGCGGAGCGGCCCGACGTGTGTTCGGTGCTCGGGCTCGGTGCGATGCTGGACGGCATGGTCCAGCCGCTGGTCCTCGCTCCGATCGCCGGCTGA
- a CDS encoding SCO2400 family protein, producing the protein MDYCHPCQRHLNGALACAGCGTPADALAPYAVSAAPARPGRDEGPARETSAASEATGHRRRAPEVPPRRRGRRGHRRRGRTLLLTATGVVLAVGALSLAELAIEPGGDSGAAEYVSEATDTATGSAPVASSGVEPDDAGPVDAPTVVPVTASRSGETEGKDGDGGDGSATPGASASATRPGSPSPSASSSDPDGPAGTEGPSDPSHSTGPTAEPTSPAPSDDPTPTPSPSETCTPWLWWCV; encoded by the coding sequence ATGGATTACTGCCACCCGTGCCAACGGCACCTCAACGGGGCTCTGGCCTGTGCCGGTTGCGGGACACCCGCCGACGCGCTGGCCCCTTACGCGGTCTCCGCGGCCCCGGCCCGTCCCGGCCGCGACGAAGGGCCCGCGCGAGAGACCTCCGCTGCCTCCGAGGCCACCGGACACCGCCGTCGTGCCCCGGAAGTCCCCCCGCGCCGCCGGGGACGCCGTGGTCACCGCCGTCGCGGACGCACGCTGCTGCTGACGGCCACCGGAGTCGTGCTGGCCGTCGGCGCCCTGAGCCTTGCCGAGCTCGCCATCGAGCCCGGCGGCGACAGCGGCGCGGCGGAATACGTCAGCGAGGCCACGGACACGGCCACCGGGAGCGCACCAGTGGCGTCCTCCGGAGTGGAGCCGGACGACGCCGGGCCGGTGGACGCGCCCACCGTCGTCCCGGTGACCGCCTCCCGCTCCGGCGAAACCGAGGGCAAGGACGGGGACGGGGGCGACGGCTCCGCGACGCCGGGGGCTTCCGCTTCGGCCACCCGCCCCGGGAGCCCGTCCCCGTCCGCCTCGTCGTCCGATCCGGACGGGCCCGCAGGTACCGAGGGGCCCTCGGACCCCTCGCACTCCACGGGGCCGACGGCGGAGCCGACGAGCCCGGCGCCCAGCGACGACCCCACGCCCACTCCGTCCCCCTCCGAGACGTGCACGCCGTGGCTCTGGTGGTGCGTCTGA
- a CDS encoding MarR family winged helix-turn-helix transcriptional regulator, which translates to MATSHTDPVTLDVIQLIGGVVARYHEEYDRAAAAHALTGAQARVLGLLSLEPMPMRKVARKLKCEPSNITGIVDRLELRGLVERRPDPADRRVKLAAPTEEGVRTAAQLRDALDFAREPLAELSETERTVLRDLLRRMLGEETA; encoded by the coding sequence ATGGCCACCTCGCACACGGACCCCGTGACCCTCGATGTCATCCAGCTCATCGGCGGCGTCGTGGCGCGCTATCACGAGGAGTACGACCGGGCTGCCGCCGCACACGCCCTCACCGGCGCGCAGGCGCGGGTGCTCGGGCTGCTCTCGCTGGAGCCGATGCCCATGCGCAAGGTCGCCCGGAAGCTGAAGTGCGAACCGTCCAACATCACCGGGATAGTCGACCGGCTGGAGCTCCGGGGCCTGGTCGAGCGGCGGCCGGACCCGGCCGACCGGCGGGTGAAGCTCGCCGCACCGACCGAGGAGGGCGTCCGGACGGCCGCTCAGCTGCGGGACGCCCTGGACTTCGCCCGGGAGCCGCTCGCCGAGCTGTCGGAGACGGAGCGGACCGTCCTGCGCGACCTGCTGCGCAGGATGCTCGGCGAGGAGACCGCCTGA